A genomic segment from Bacteroidales bacterium encodes:
- a CDS encoding ATPase → MILVADSGSTKTNWELVDNKKNVVCFQTMGLNPFYVTKDIVKNELSLHFPSDINTNYIKDIYFYGAGCSSTERCNIIKFGIGYLFKKANIYVAHDLMGAARALFGQKDGIVAILGTGSNSCLYNGHKIISNIPSLGYVLGDEGSGAILGKKLIQSLLYNELPQYLIDKFFLKYKTNKNNLLETIYKKPYPNRFLASFTYFLSENSNDKFISDIIESSFNDFFIKHICKYNNYQNLKLRCTGSVAYYFQPDLIRIAEKYRINIDKIVKDPLKGMISYHQLTI, encoded by the coding sequence ATGATATTAGTGGCTGATAGTGGATCAACAAAAACTAACTGGGAATTAGTTGACAACAAAAAAAATGTTGTATGTTTTCAGACAATGGGATTAAATCCGTTTTATGTTACAAAAGATATTGTAAAAAATGAATTATCATTACATTTCCCCAGTGATATAAATACTAATTATATAAAAGATATTTATTTTTATGGAGCAGGTTGTTCATCAACCGAAAGATGTAATATAATAAAATTTGGTATTGGGTATTTATTTAAAAAAGCAAATATATATGTTGCTCATGATCTTATGGGGGCAGCAAGAGCATTATTTGGACAAAAAGATGGTATTGTTGCTATATTAGGAACAGGATCAAATTCATGTTTATACAATGGACATAAAATAATATCAAATATTCCGTCTTTAGGATATGTACTTGGTGATGAAGGTAGTGGAGCAATTTTAGGAAAAAAACTTATACAATCATTGTTATATAATGAGTTACCACAATACTTAATTGACAAATTCTTTTTAAAATATAAAACTAATAAGAACAATTTATTGGAAACAATATATAAAAAGCCATACCCAAACCGTTTTCTCGCTTCATTTACTTATTTTTTATCAGAGAATAGTAATGATAAATTTATTAGCGATATTATTGAAAGTTCTTTTAATGATTTTTTTATTAAACATATTTGTAAATACAATAATTATCAGAATTTAAAATTGAGATGTACAGGTTCAGTAGCTTATTATTTCCAGCCTGATTTAATACGAATTGCAGAGAAATACAGAATCAATATCGATAAAATAGTTAAAGATCCACTTAAAGGTATGATATCATATCATCAATTAACAATTTAA
- the xseB gene encoding exodeoxyribonuclease VII small subunit — translation MTKKSITYKEAITEIEEILAQIETDELDVDELTNKVKKVSSLIKICKNKLHKTEEELKKILDDIED, via the coding sequence ATGACAAAAAAAAGCATTACTTATAAAGAAGCAATCACGGAAATTGAAGAAATATTAGCACAAATTGAAACAGACGAACTTGATGTTGATGAACTTACAAATAAAGTGAAAAAAGTTTCATCATTAATTAAAATTTGTAAAAACAAACTTCATAAAACCGAAGAAGAGCTTAAAAAAATATTAGATGACATTGAAGATTGA
- the nuoE gene encoding NADH-quinone oxidoreductase subunit NuoE, which produces MPEVQKLVKEIADIHGRERSSLISILQDIVEKNGYLSAESITEVALVLDIAAADVYGTATFYSFLDTVPRGKYVIRICKTITCDMAGKDKIIKTLEELLGIKLGETTPDNNFTLLETNCLGWCHKGPAMLINDESYTELTPDKVHDIICSYKKDK; this is translated from the coding sequence ATGCCGGAAGTTCAAAAATTAGTAAAGGAAATTGCGGATATTCATGGTAGAGAAAGATCAAGTTTAATATCTATTTTACAAGATATTGTTGAAAAGAATGGCTATCTTTCTGCTGAGTCTATAACCGAAGTTGCACTAGTATTAGATATTGCAGCTGCCGATGTTTATGGTACAGCCACATTCTATTCGTTTTTGGACACTGTTCCAAGAGGGAAATATGTTATCCGTATTTGTAAAACCATTACCTGTGATATGGCAGGTAAGGATAAAATAATCAAAACACTCGAAGAGTTATTGGGCATCAAATTAGGTGAAACTACACCAGACAACAATTTCACATTATTGGAAACCAACTGTTTGGGTTGGTGCCATAAAGGACCAGCTATGCTTATTAATGATGAATCTTATACTGAATTAACCCCAGATAAGGTACATGATATTATATGCAGTTACAAAAAAGACAAATAA
- a CDS encoding [FeFe] hydrogenase, group A: protein MSNKINLKIDGIDISVDEGSTILDAAKKLNIHIPTLCYHEDLCVAGNCRVCVVEQVGVNNLPASCATPVSEGMEIHTNSLKVRTARKSIIELLLSEHNSDCTKCYKNKNCELQDLAAEFRISEHLYLDLVPEKNYTVDKYSSSIIKDDSKCIRCQRCVRTCEELQHVNAIAVAHKGDKMRISTFFNKPISEVICTNCGQCVNRCPTGALYERIYIDQVWDAIFSEDKHVVVQTAPATRVTIGEDLGYEPGEIVTGKLVTALKRLGFDSVLDTDFTADLTIMEEGTELLTRLKKALVDKDPSVALPMTTSCSPGWIKFIEHTYPEFLDNVSTCKSPQQMFGALAKTYYAQKRNIDPEKIVSVSVMPCTAKKFEADRPEMRDSGYKDVDLVLTTRELAHMIKEAGIDFKSLPDDTYDSIMGKSSGAAIIFGATGGVMEAALRTAYEIVTGREVPFENLNIIPVRGMEGVREASILIENTLPDWKFLEGVELKTAVAHGLTNAKTVMDAVRSGKATYHFIEIMACPGGCLGGGGQPIPTNAEIRRKRAEAIYRADAGLPFRKSHENPEITQIYAEFLDKPLSHKSHELLHTHYRERERY, encoded by the coding sequence ATGTCAAATAAAATAAATCTAAAAATTGACGGTATAGATATAAGTGTTGATGAAGGTTCTACTATATTGGATGCCGCTAAAAAGCTAAATATTCATATTCCTACACTTTGTTATCACGAAGATTTATGTGTTGCTGGTAATTGCAGGGTATGTGTTGTTGAACAAGTTGGAGTAAATAACTTGCCTGCATCTTGTGCTACACCTGTTTCTGAAGGTATGGAAATTCATACAAATAGCCTAAAGGTAAGAACTGCCAGAAAAAGTATAATTGAATTGTTATTATCTGAGCATAATTCTGATTGTACAAAATGCTATAAAAACAAAAACTGTGAGCTACAGGATTTAGCTGCTGAATTTAGAATTAGCGAACATTTATATCTTGACTTAGTACCTGAAAAAAATTATACTGTTGATAAATATTCTTCTTCTATTATAAAAGATGACAGTAAATGTATCCGTTGTCAAAGATGTGTAAGAACATGTGAAGAGTTACAACATGTAAATGCTATTGCTGTTGCTCATAAGGGTGATAAAATGAGAATATCTACTTTCTTTAATAAACCGATATCAGAAGTAATTTGCACTAATTGCGGACAGTGTGTTAATCGTTGTCCTACCGGTGCTTTATATGAAAGAATTTATATTGACCAGGTGTGGGATGCAATATTTAGCGAAGATAAACATGTTGTTGTTCAAACAGCACCAGCTACAAGAGTAACTATTGGTGAAGACCTTGGTTATGAACCGGGAGAAATCGTAACCGGTAAATTAGTTACTGCTCTAAAACGATTAGGTTTTGATTCAGTTCTTGATACTGATTTTACTGCCGACCTTACAATCATGGAAGAAGGAACAGAATTATTAACAAGACTTAAAAAAGCTCTCGTTGATAAAGATCCTAGTGTTGCTCTTCCAATGACAACTTCATGTTCGCCGGGATGGATTAAATTCATTGAGCATACATATCCAGAATTCCTTGATAATGTATCTACTTGTAAATCCCCACAACAAATGTTTGGTGCTTTAGCTAAAACATATTATGCACAAAAAAGAAACATAGATCCTGAAAAAATTGTTTCTGTTTCTGTTATGCCATGTACAGCTAAAAAATTTGAAGCCGACAGACCGGAAATGCGTGATAGTGGATATAAAGATGTAGATTTAGTTCTTACTACAAGGGAACTTGCCCATATGATAAAAGAAGCGGGTATTGATTTTAAATCACTTCCTGATGATACTTATGACAGTATAATGGGTAAATCAAGCGGTGCAGCTATTATTTTCGGTGCTACCGGTGGTGTTATGGAAGCTGCTTTACGTACTGCTTATGAAATAGTTACAGGAAGAGAAGTACCTTTTGAAAACCTTAATATCATTCCTGTTAGAGGTATGGAAGGTGTTCGTGAAGCTTCAATATTAATTGAAAATACATTACCTGACTGGAAATTCCTTGAAGGTGTTGAATTAAAAACTGCTGTTGCTCATGGACTTACAAATGCCAAGACAGTTATGGATGCAGTAAGAAGCGGAAAAGCTACATATCATTTTATTGAAATAATGGCATGCCCGGGTGGTTGTTTGGGTGGTGGAGGACAACCTATTCCTACTAATGCTGAAATAAGAAGGAAACGTGCCGAAGCTATCTATCGTGCTGATGCAGGTTTACCTTTCAGAAAATCTCATGAGAATCCTGAAATCACGCAAATTTATGCTGAATTTCTTGATAAACCTCTTAGTCATAAATCCCATGAGTTATT